The DNA sequence TCAATTGATTGTGTGGTGCATGCCTCACTTAAAGTTTATTGATATGAAAACCAATGCTAATCAAACTGCTCCTGGCTTTGCCGCTGCAGGAGGAACAACAGAGGACACATCATCTTCTATTATTCCAGCTGGTCGTAGCACTATTTCTGACAATTCTAACTAATTTTAATACAGCAAGGATGCTGTGAAAAAATAAGTAAAAAAAAGCGAAGTTATCTTCGCTTTTTTTATGTGTATGTCGCTAATTAAGGAAGGGTCTGTGTCTATATTTCGATCTGTGGTATTTGCTCTTATTAGTATTAGTTTTATTCACCCTATTTTTGCCACAGGTGCAAAAATACGAGTTTATGATACTCAATTACAAAAATTTATTAGTCCTTTAGATTTATTTACAGCAGTGCCTAGGCAGGGGCAGCTAGTATTGGGCGAGGAGCATTATCAAGAGGCTATTCAAAAAGCAGAGGGTGACATTGTTGCAGGAGTGCTGTCGGCTCAAGCTAGAGAAAAAAGTTTTACTATTTGTTGGGAGTTTTTAAATTACCCCGATCAAAAAATAATAAACACCACCTTTTCTCAATTTACTCAACAGCTTATTTCTATTACCGAAGTATTTGCACAATTATTTACTCGCTCAAAACCTATGCTTAATTACCCTTATCGCCATTTATTCGAAGTGGCTCGTTCTTTTAAAGGTAAAATGGTAGGCATTAATGCTCCTCGAAAATGGAAGCAGGTTATTACAAAAAATGGCATAGCAAAATTAGATAAAAAATTGGTACCTAATAATATGGAACTAGGAGGGCCTTTTTATAAAGAGCGTTTTATTAAAGCCATAAGCAATCATGTTTCCCCAGAGAAGGTTCCCAATTATTTTGAAGCACAAAGTTATACCGATAGTGTTATGGCAGAGTCTATACAAAAAATGTCTAACACAAAAGATTTAAAATTTGTTGTGGTAGGTTCCTTTCATTCTGATTTCAATGATGGTTTAGTGGCACAATTAAAAAAATATAATCCAAAGCCCACAACTAGTATTAAAATCATAGATATTACAGAATTTTCTAATACAGAGAGGCAGAATTTATTTAATCCGCACCCTAAATATGGGGTTATTGCAGATTATATTTACACCGTAGATAATTAAAAAACACAGTTACTTATTTTTACTTATTGTTACTTATTTTTTAAAGAGTTTTAGTGACCGCTATTATAAGTCAATTTGTGTTTTTTAGGGTTTTGGTAAATGCGAGCCGCTTTTACACTTAAAGTAATACTGCCAATAATATCGTCAACACTAGCTCCACGCTGCAAAATATTTGCGGGCTTTTTAATGCCGGTTAAGAAGGGCCCCAAAACTTCTAGGCCTCCCAGGTTCTTTAATAATTTATACGAAATATTACTGGCAGCCAAATTAGGAAACAGTAAAATATTTGCAGGTTCTTTTAAGTCAGAAAAAGAAAATATATTATTTAATATATCGGTGTTAACCGCAGTATCGCCTTGCATTTCGCCATCAATAATAAGATTGGGCTTGTTTTGTTTTACTAGTTGAGTAGCTTCTTTCATTTTTTTAGCTAAAGGAGTGTTGCCACTAAAATTAGAGTAAGAAAGCATGGCAATGCGCGGGGTAAGCCCATAGTATTTTGCTACAATAGAGGTTTGTATAGCAATTTGAGCAAGTTGTTCGCTGCTGGGTTCTATGTTCACAGTTGTGTCGGTTAAAAAAAACATTTTATCATCTAGTAATAAAATATTTAAACCCGCCACAGTTTGTTTTTCTCTACTGCCAATAATTTGTAAAATAGGCTTTAAACAATCGGCATAATTTTGTTTAGCTCCTGATATTAAAGTGTCAAAATCTCCAGAGTGCAAAGCCATTGCAGAAAAATAATAAGGATTAGTCATTAAGCGAGTGGCCTCGGCATGGCTAATTCCTTTTCTTTGTCGAGTTTCATACAATTTTTTTATATAATTTTCAAAGTTAGGGCTGTCTTTAGGAGAAATAATCGAAACGCCATCTAAATTTTGTAAAGATTCTTCTTTTATTAAAGCTTGTATTTTATCAAAGTTGCCAATTAATGTTGGTTCACAAATTTTATCTAAGGCTAAAGTATTTAAAGCTTTTAAGATGCGCTTGCATTCCCCTTCTGCAAAAATAATTTTTATAGGTTTTTCTTTATGGATAATATTGTGATTTTTTATACGATTAATGGCAGTGCGAATAAAACCTTGTTTTAAACCCTGTAGTTTTGTAAGGCTTTCTGTGTATTGTTCAAAGTCTGCAATATTTTTTCTAGCCACTCCAGAGTCCATAGCCGCTTTGGCTACGGCAGGGGTTACCGAGGTTAAAACTCTTTCATCAAAGGGAGTTGGTATAATGTATTCCGGACCAAATAAAAATTTGGCGTTATTATAAGCCAAAGAAACACTGTCGGGAACATTTTGTTTGGCTAAATTACTTAAAGCATATACGGCGGCTAATTTCATTTCTGTATTAATATGTGTAGAGTGAGTATCTAAAGCCCCTCTAAAAATAAAAGGAAAACCTAAAACATTATTAACTTGGTTGGGAAAGTCACTTCTTCCAGTGGCCACAATAATATCGGGACAAGCTTTCTTTGCTAAATCGGGTAAAATTTCTGGATCTGGGTTAGCTAAGGCAAAAACAATGGGTTTTTTCGCCATACTTTTAATTTCTTCTGCCCCTATGGCGCCGGCCACACTAAGCCCACAAAAAACATCTGCACCTTTTAAAGCTTCCTTTAGGTTGCGTGCTTTTGCAGAACAAGCCCATCGCTCTTTATAGGTGTTCATGTTCTCTTTGCGTCCTTTATAAATTACACCAGTAGAATCACAAAAAATAATATTTTCTTTTTTCACACCCACTTTTGTAAATAGCATTGCGCAAGATAGAGCCGCTGCACCAGCTCCATTAAAAACCACTTTAATTTTTGACAATGATTTTTTTTGAATTTCACAAGCATTGATTAAAGCTGCAGTACTAATAATAGCAGTTCCATGTTGATCATCATGAAATACAGGAATGTTCATTTGTTCTTTTAATTTTTCTTCAATTTCAAAACACTCTGGAGCTTTTAAATCTTCTAGATTAATTCCTCCAAAGCTGGGCTCTAAAGATTTTACCGTGTTTACAAAATCATCTACAGAGTTAGACTGTACTTCTAAGTCAAAGACATCAATTCCTGCAAAGTGTTTAAACAATACGGCCTTGCCTTCCATAACCGGCTTAGAGGCTGCAGGCCCAATATTGCCTAAGCCCAAAACAGCAGTTCCATTAGTAACTACAGCTACCAAGTTGCCTTTGTTGGTATAGTTAAAAACTTCTTGAGGGTTTTTGTAAATTTCTTGGCAAGGGGCCGCCACTCCAGGGGAGTAAGCTAAGGATAATTCGTACTTGGTATTGCAGGGCTTAGAGGCTTGAACACTCAGTTTGCCTGGCTTAGGTAATTGGTGATATTTGAGGGCTGCTTTATACAATTCTTTCGACATAAACTTCCTTTCTGTCTTTGTAAAATACTGCAATATTAAGCTTTGTGCTAGTAAAATTTTATTGGCAAAAAAAATAGTCAGTACTTGAACAGATTTAGTTAGAGGTGTAAAACATAGTTGCCAAGGAGGCATTTATGAAAGAAGTGGTTTTAGTAGCTGGTTTAAGAAGTCCTTTTTCTAAGGCAGGCACAGATTTTAAAGCCTTTCATGCAGCCGATATGGGGGCACAAGTGCTAAAAGAACTTTTATTACAAACTAATCTGTCTGCTGATAAAATTGATGAAGTAATTATTGGTAATGTGGGCAACCCTTCTGACGCGGCTAATATTTCTAGAGTAGTGGCGTTAAAGGCAGGGCTTCCTCAAAGCGTTTCGGCTTACACCGTCCATAGAAATTGTGCTTCGGCTTTAGAAAGTGCCTCTACCGCTTTTGATAAAATTCGCTCGGGCTCTGCAGATATCATTATTGCTGGAGGGGTAGAAAATATGTCGCAATACCCTTTACTATTTACGCAAAGGTTTAGTAATATTTTTGGAGAGTTTGCTTTTGCCAAAAGTTTAATGAAAAAACTAAAAGCTTTAAAAAAATTAAAACTAAAAGACCTAGCACCTAGAATTTCTGTGCTAGAAGGTTTAACCGACCCCTTTGTTGGTTTAAGCATGGGGCAAACCGCAGAGGTGTTGGCTAAAGAATTTTCCATCACACGAGAAGAGCAAGACAATTTTGCGCTAAAGAGTCATCAAAATGCAGTGAAGGCAACCGAAAAATTATCTAAAGAAATTCTGCCTTTGTTTATTCCTCCTAAATTAAATAAAGTTTTAGAAAAAGATAATGGCCCAAGAGAAAGCCAAAGCATAGAAAGTTTAAAAAAACTAAGACCTTACTTTGATAGAAAGTATGGAAGCGTGACTGTGGGTAATGCTTGTCCATTAACAGACGGTGCTGCGATGTTGCTTTTAATGAGCAAAGAAAAAGCACAAGAGTTAGGATTAAAACCTTTAGCTTATGTTCGCTCTTATGCTTATGCGGGCTGTGACCCTAGCCGCATGGGGTTAGGGCCTGTTTATGCCACAGCCAAGTTACTAGCAAAACAAAATATCTCTTTACAAGATATAGATTTAGTAGAACTTAACGAAGCCTTTGCGGCTCAAGTTTTAGCTTGTCAAAAAGCTTTTGCAAGCGAAGAATTTTGTAAAAAAGAATTGGGTTTAAAAAAACCTATGGGAAGTATTGACCCTAGTAAATTAAATGTAAATGGAGGGGCGATTGCCATTGGTCACCCTGTGGGGGCTACGGGTTCGCGTTTAATTTTAACTTTAGCTAAAGAAATGCAAAGACAAGAGGCTCGATGGGGATTGGCCACTTTGTGTATAGGTGGTGGACAAGGTGGTTCTTTGTTATTAGAAAAAATAGATTTTTAAAAGAAAAGGGATAAGTATGGAAAATGTAAAATTAAAAGATTTAGGAGATGTGGCGGTTATTGTTTTTGACAGCGCACAGGAGCGAGTTAATGTTTTATCCAGTTCTGTTTTAAAAGAATTTGGCGAGTTAGTAGAGCAAGTAAAAAACTCACAAAACTTTAAAGCTTTAATTATTGGCTCACAAAAACCCAAAAGCTTTATTGTTGGTGCCGATATTAAAGAAATAAAAACAGTAACCTCCAAAGAAGATTGTGTGGAGATGCTAAATGTGGCTCACAATATTTTCAATACTTTAGAAGATTTAAAAATACCTAAAATTGCTGCTATCAATGGTCATTGTTTGGGCGGTGGTTGCGAGTTGGTTTTGGCTTGCAATTATCGAATTGCCAGTGATAATTCTACCTTGGCTTTGCCCGAGGTTAAGTTAGGTATTTTTCCAGGCTTTGGTGGCTGCATAAGGTTGCCTAAATTAGTGGGGTTACAAGGGGCCTTGTCTATGATTTTAACAGGCTCTATGTTTAATGCTAAAAAAGCATTGCGATTGGGTTTGGTAGACGAGGTGGTGCCTTTAAGTTTATTAGAAGAGTACTCTTTATCTTTAGCTAAAAAATTTATTGCTAAGAAAAAAATTATTAAACCAAAAAAACGAAAAGCACCTTTTACAAAAAAATGGATTAATATTTTCTTAGAATCTTTTTTAGGTAGAAGAATAGTCTACAAAAAAGCTAAAGAAGGGGTGTTAAAACAAACTAAAGGCTTTTATCCAGCACCTCTTGCTGCCTTAGATGTAATAAAAAGTACTTATAAAAAAACGACTCGAAAAAAAGCTTTAAAGTTAGAGGCTAAATTTTTTTCTAATGTAGTAGTGACTACTGTTAGTAAGCATTTAATTGGTTTATTTTTTTTAACAGAAAAATTAAAAAAGCAAACGGGCGTTAGCTCCTCCGAAATAGCTCCTAAGCCAGTTGCTACAATGGCCGTATTAGGTGCTGGTACTATGGGTGGTGGCATTGCTCATTTAGCTGCTAATAAAAAGATTTTTGTACGCATTAAAGATTTAAATTATAAATCTTTAAGCTTAGCATTAAATTTTGCACAAAGTTTATGGAAAAAGGCTTTTAAAAGGCGCAAAATTACCATGTATCAAATGCGTTCCAATATGGATTTATTATCCACCACTTTAAATTATTCAGGCTTTCAAAATACCGATTTTGTTATCGAGGCTGTTGTAGAAAATATGAATATTAAAAAATCGGTAATTACAGAAATGGCCAAGCATACTAAAGACGCTTGTATTATTGCTACCAACACTTCGTCGTTAAGCGTAACAGAAATGGCCCAAGCTCATCCAAACCCTGAAAACTTTATTGGTATGCACTTTTTTAATCCCGTACATAAAATGCCACTAGTGGAAATCATTAGGGGAGAAAAAACTAGTGATCAAACCGTGGCCACCACTTTTGCATTAGCTAAAAAAATGGGAAAGATACCAGTAGTGGTAAAAGATGGAACGGGGTTTTTAGTAAATAGATTGCTGCTTCCTTGGATGGCAGAAGCATTGTTGTTGTTTGAAGAAGGGGAGTCGGTGGAAAAAATTGACGCGGCCTTTTCTAAAAACTTTGGCATGCCCATGGGGCCACTTAGGCTTATTGATGAGGTAGGAGTAGATGTAGCCATTAAAATTTTGCACATTTTTGCCAGTAAATTTTCCGAACGAATTAAGGTGTCGTCTTTATGTGACGAGTTAGTGAAAAAAAATATTTTAGGAAAAAAAGGTTTAAAGGGATTTTATTTGTATGATCAACAATCAAAAGAGATTGGTGTAAACCCAGATATTTATCAAGAGTTAGGTATAGGTCAGCCACAAAACCTTTTAAAAAGCCAAGATATTTTAGACAGAGGATTTTTTACAATGATTAACGAAGCTTCTCGAGCACTGTTAGAGGATAAAATTGTAGAAAATCCAGAAGATGTAGACTTGGCTATGATTATGGGCACAGGCTTTCCTCCATTTAGAGGAGGTTTGTTACACTACGCAGATAGTTTAGGTGCAGAATACATTGTTAAGCAGTTAGAAGTACTTACTAACACTGCGGGGTTTAGATTTCGCCCGTGCTCTTCTTTAAAAGCCATGGCTAAAGCGTCTAGAAAATTTTATTAAGCAATAAGCTAAGCAGTAATTTTTTACTAAGCAGTAACTACTAATTTTTCTGCATCTTTACTATCAATACGAGCTAGTAGATGCTCGTATTTTTGCACATCACAATTTTCTAAAACCGTGTCGTGATCACTCCATTTATAGTTAGCATCTTCATTAAATAAAGCAGCCACCTGTTTAGAGTAAGATGGCAAAATGGGCGTTAAATAAATCGTTAAAATTCTAAAAACATTTACAATATCGGTAAGCACTTGATGGGCTTCTTCAGAGTTATTTTTAATGCTTTTCCAAGGTTCTTTTTTGTCAAAATATTGATTGGCTTCTTCTGCAAGGCTTCTAATTATTCCAAGAGCTTTCGAAAACTCTCTATTGTTATAAAGCTTTGCAATTTCTAAGTTAGCATTTTGTATTTTTTTAATTAATAATAAACCGTCTTTAGAGCAGCAGCTAAGTTTATTATCTAATTTTTTATTTAACATTTGTATAGATCTAGAGGCCAAATTAGTAATTTTAGAAAGCAGTTCGGCGTTGGTTTTTTGCGTAAAATCTTCAATGCTAAAATCAATATCCGAAGCATTAGCATTTAATTTAGAAGCTAAATAATACCTTAAGTACAAAGGGTTTAAAGTTTCTGCAAAATGTTTTGCAGAAATTAAAGTTCCCTTGCTTTTGCTCATTTTTTTTCCTTGAAAAGTAAGATGGCCATGAACAAAAATATTATTTGCCAATTTATAATCAGAATTTTTTAACATACTAGGAAAAAACAAACAGTGAAAATAAACAATGTCTTTTCCAATAAAATGATAAATTTCTGTATCTTCGGCATTCCAAAAGGCTTTAAAATTAATATTTTGTTTTTCTGCCCATTCTTTTGTGCTAGCTAAATAGGCTAAGGGGGCGTCTAACCAAACATAAAAAAATTTATCTTTATGTTCAGGAATTTCAAAGCCAAAATACGGTTTGTCTCTAGAAATATCCCAGTTAGAAAGTTCTTTTTCCAACCATTCTTGCAGCTTTTTTTGTACTTCTTTTGGAGTATGTTCTTTTATCCACAGCTTTAAAAATTCTCTAAAATTTTCTAATTGATAAAATAAATGAGAGCTTTCTTTAAGCACAGGTGTATTGCCACATATAGAGCACTGCGGATGTAAAACCTCAGTGGGCGAGTAGGTGCTGCCACAAACATCACAAGAGTCTCCGTTTTGCTCTTCGGCCTTGCACTTAGGGCAAGTGCCTTTGGTAAATCTGTCGGGTAAAAACATTTTATCATGATTGCAATAAAGTTGTTCAATATTTTTTTCTACAATATTTTTTTTCATGCTTTCATACACTTCATAACAAATGTCTTTATTGTGAGAGGTGTTTGTGCTGGAGTAATGGTCAAACTGTATTTCAAAAGTAGAAAAATCTTTTAAATGCTCCTTTTGCATATTTTCTGTTAGTTCTTGTGGTGTAATGTTTAAACTTTTTGCTTTTAACATTATTGGAGTGCCGTGGGCATCGTCTGCACAAATATATAGGCAATTATGATCTTGCATTTTTTTAAAGCGTGTCCAAAAGTCCACCTGTAAATACTCTACCAAATGGCCTATGTGAATAGGGCCATTGGCGTAAGGAAGGGCTGCGGTGCAAATTATATTTTTTTTCATAATTAATTTAAAACATCGTTAAAACAAATTTCTTCGTTAGGCATTGCAAAGATTTGGTGTTGGTAGCTTTTACTATCTGTAGTACCGCATTTAGAATATTGTTGCACTAAGTTTTTCCAATAATTTAGATACTCTTCAGAAGTTTGAAAATCGTCTTTAGTAGCAATGTTTAATATTTGTAAACATTGCTCCTTCCCTTTAATTTTTTGAAAAATAGAGCTAAAGGCTTGTTGGGCGCTAGTGTTTTGATTATTTACTGTTTTAAAGTTTAGCCGCTTTGCTTTTAATTCTTTTTTTAGCTCCTCACTATCGCTGTCGCTATCGGTTAAGCAAAACACATTGCTTCTTAAAGAAATACTAAGCATATGAGCAAGAACTAATAAAAAATCTTTTGTGTTTTTACATAAGCTTCTTTTTTTTCCATTAAAAAGAAGCTCAATTTTTTTTACTTTTTCTGCATTATGAAAATTAAATATTAAAATATTCTTTTTTTGTTTTTTGGCTTCATCTAGTAAATCTAAAAAAGATTGCAATTGTTTTTCGTCATCCGTTTTTGGAAAATTTAATGCTAGGCTGTTCATTTCTATGGGGCCAATGCTGTACTCTCGTATAAGTTCAATATTGGCTTGTGTGTAGTTTGTGTATTTGTGTATTTTTACAAAGCTATTAATTTTATTTTTAAAAAGTTCCTTTTTTATATAGTGAATATCATAGGTAGCAATCGAATGCGAACTTAGCTCCTCTTGTTCTTCTGAAAAGTTAATGCCTGCTATTTGTGCTTTTTCTAAAAAAATACTACTAATAAAACTGCGGTTTTGGGTTAAGTGTTTCATATAAATTAAGCTAGTTAAATTATCAGAAAAATTATCGCCTAAAGTGGGAGTAAATAAAATATGTGGTCTCCAATTTTTTGCTTCTTTTTTATAAGAAGCAATTTTTTGCAAAGCAAATCGAGCGGTCATAATAAAAAGACCTTGTCGCATGTCTGACCAAGAAGAATCTATTTGACGAAATTGAGTCACTAGGTAAATAAGAAAACAAGAAATAAAAGCCAATAGGGTTGAGGGGGCGTGTATTAAAAACATGGCAGAAAAGCAAAGGCCTGCTCCTAAAAAACTTAAACTCCAATGGGTTTTAAATTGCGGTCTCCAAGAGGGGTTTTTCATAAAACTTTCTAATCCAGCGGCTAAATTTAAAGCACCATAGGAGGTTAAAAAAAACATAGATAGTATGGGGGCAATAATATCAATACCTCCCAAAAACAAAGCCCCTCCCGCAAGCAAAACACTAATAAAGGTGGCAACATGAGGGGATTTAGCTTGACCAAATTCTTTTCCTAAAAATTTTGGTAAAATATTATCTTCAGCTAAAGCTTTCAGAGTTCGAGGTGCGGCCAAAAGAGAGCCTAGGGCGCTAGATAGGCTAGCCATCCAAATTCCTAAAAAAATAATTGGTGCAAAGCGAGCCACTTTAGTAACTATTAAAGAGTTTGTATTTAGTAAATGAGGGGAAGCCAAATGATACAAAGCAAAAGCTACGGCGACATAAATAATGTAACCAACAATAACGGCAGCGATGGTTCCAGAAGGAATGGACTTAGATGGATTTTTTAAATCACCCGACATAGATAAGCCGGTGCTAATTCCTGTAACCGCAGGAAAAAATAATGCAAAAACGGCTAAATAAGAAGCGGGAGTAAAGTTTAGAGGTAAGCTTGTGCTAGTTTCTGTTAGGGGTTGTCCAAAAAATAAAGAAATTAAAGAAAGAATAATGGTAATAAAAATAAAAACCTGTGCTTTCATAGCTAGGTCAGTAGAGTAAAAAGTTAAAGCCGTTAGGCTGATTAAGCTAACCAAAGCAATTAGTGTGGTGGAGGCATTGGGAAAAATGTATTTTAAGGATTCCGAAAAACCCGCTAAATAAAAAGTAATACCAATGACTTGTGATAAAAATAAGGGAAGCCCAATGGCTGCACCAATTTCTATTCCAAAAGATCTAGAAATTACATAATATATTCCTCCACCTTTTACTTTCATATTGGTGGCCATGCTAGAAACAGAAAGTGCTGTTAAAAAAGTAATAAGAGAAGAGATGCTAATAATAATTAAGGTACCCATCAGCCCTGCATTAGCTACTATCCACCCCATGCGCAAGTACATAATGATTCCCAGTATTGTTAAAATACTAGGAATAAAAACCCCTTCAAATGTGCCAAATAGTTTTTTACTTAAAGTCACTAAAGCCCTTAGGTTTGTGATTATTTACAAATACATCTATTTCTTATTGGATTAAGATTAACTTTTCCTAAGCTATACATCAAACTTTTTTTAGCTGGACTTTTTTTCAACTCCTGACTATTCTCTTATCTATGATTTATAATAATATTTTAGAAAGTATTGGAAAAACCCCATTAGTAAAATTAAATACTGTGGCTTTAAGCTTAGAGTGTAACCTTTATGCAAAATGCGAATTTATGAACCCTGGCGGCTCAGTTAAAGACCGTATTGGTTACCGCATGATAGCTGATGCCGAAAAACAAGGAAAGATTAAGCCAGGGGATACTATTATCGAGCCCACCAGTGGAAACACAGGGATTGGTTTGGCCATGGCCGGAGCGGTTAAGGGTTATAAAGTCATTATTGTAATGCCCGAAAAAATGAGCAAAGAAAAATCGCGCACCATAGAAGCTTTAGGAGCAGAAGTGGTTCGCACACCTACAGAAGAAGCTTGGGATTCGCCTTTAAGTCATATTGGTGTTGCTAAAAAATTAGCAAAAGAGTTGCCCAATGCGTTTATTTTAGATCAATACAAAAACCTATCTAATCCGTTAGTGCATTATGAAGAAACTGCCGAAGAAATTATAAACGATTTACAAGCGCCTTTAGCGATGCTGGTTGCAGGTGCAGGAACGGGCGGAACTATTAGTGGGGTAGCTAAAAAATTAAAAGAAAAAGATGC is a window from the Pseudobdellovibrionaceae bacterium genome containing:
- a CDS encoding ChaN family lipoprotein — encoded protein: MSIFRSVVFALISISFIHPIFATGAKIRVYDTQLQKFISPLDLFTAVPRQGQLVLGEEHYQEAIQKAEGDIVAGVLSAQAREKSFTICWEFLNYPDQKIINTTFSQFTQQLISITEVFAQLFTRSKPMLNYPYRHLFEVARSFKGKMVGINAPRKWKQVITKNGIAKLDKKLVPNNMELGGPFYKERFIKAISNHVSPEKVPNYFEAQSYTDSVMAESIQKMSNTKDLKFVVVGSFHSDFNDGLVAQLKKYNPKPTTSIKIIDITEFSNTERQNLFNPHPKYGVIADYIYTVDN
- a CDS encoding NADP-dependent malic enzyme produces the protein MSKELYKAALKYHQLPKPGKLSVQASKPCNTKYELSLAYSPGVAAPCQEIYKNPQEVFNYTNKGNLVAVVTNGTAVLGLGNIGPAASKPVMEGKAVLFKHFAGIDVFDLEVQSNSVDDFVNTVKSLEPSFGGINLEDLKAPECFEIEEKLKEQMNIPVFHDDQHGTAIISTAALINACEIQKKSLSKIKVVFNGAGAAALSCAMLFTKVGVKKENIIFCDSTGVIYKGRKENMNTYKERWACSAKARNLKEALKGADVFCGLSVAGAIGAEEIKSMAKKPIVFALANPDPEILPDLAKKACPDIIVATGRSDFPNQVNNVLGFPFIFRGALDTHSTHINTEMKLAAVYALSNLAKQNVPDSVSLAYNNAKFLFGPEYIIPTPFDERVLTSVTPAVAKAAMDSGVARKNIADFEQYTESLTKLQGLKQGFIRTAINRIKNHNIIHKEKPIKIIFAEGECKRILKALNTLALDKICEPTLIGNFDKIQALIKEESLQNLDGVSIISPKDSPNFENYIKKLYETRQRKGISHAEATRLMTNPYYFSAMALHSGDFDTLISGAKQNYADCLKPILQIIGSREKQTVAGLNILLLDDKMFFLTDTTVNIEPSSEQLAQIAIQTSIVAKYYGLTPRIAMLSYSNFSGNTPLAKKMKEATQLVKQNKPNLIIDGEMQGDTAVNTDILNNIFSFSDLKEPANILLFPNLAASNISYKLLKNLGGLEVLGPFLTGIKKPANILQRGASVDDIIGSITLSVKAARIYQNPKKHKLTYNSGH
- a CDS encoding thiolase family protein, whose product is MKEVVLVAGLRSPFSKAGTDFKAFHAADMGAQVLKELLLQTNLSADKIDEVIIGNVGNPSDAANISRVVALKAGLPQSVSAYTVHRNCASALESASTAFDKIRSGSADIIIAGGVENMSQYPLLFTQRFSNIFGEFAFAKSLMKKLKALKKLKLKDLAPRISVLEGLTDPFVGLSMGQTAEVLAKEFSITREEQDNFALKSHQNAVKATEKLSKEILPLFIPPKLNKVLEKDNGPRESQSIESLKKLRPYFDRKYGSVTVGNACPLTDGAAMLLLMSKEKAQELGLKPLAYVRSYAYAGCDPSRMGLGPVYATAKLLAKQNISLQDIDLVELNEAFAAQVLACQKAFASEEFCKKELGLKKPMGSIDPSKLNVNGGAIAIGHPVGATGSRLILTLAKEMQRQEARWGLATLCIGGGQGGSLLLEKIDF
- a CDS encoding fatty oxidation complex subunit alpha; translation: MSMENVKLKDLGDVAVIVFDSAQERVNVLSSSVLKEFGELVEQVKNSQNFKALIIGSQKPKSFIVGADIKEIKTVTSKEDCVEMLNVAHNIFNTLEDLKIPKIAAINGHCLGGGCELVLACNYRIASDNSTLALPEVKLGIFPGFGGCIRLPKLVGLQGALSMILTGSMFNAKKALRLGLVDEVVPLSLLEEYSLSLAKKFIAKKKIIKPKKRKAPFTKKWINIFLESFLGRRIVYKKAKEGVLKQTKGFYPAPLAALDVIKSTYKKTTRKKALKLEAKFFSNVVVTTVSKHLIGLFFLTEKLKKQTGVSSSEIAPKPVATMAVLGAGTMGGGIAHLAANKKIFVRIKDLNYKSLSLALNFAQSLWKKAFKRRKITMYQMRSNMDLLSTTLNYSGFQNTDFVIEAVVENMNIKKSVITEMAKHTKDACIIATNTSSLSVTEMAQAHPNPENFIGMHFFNPVHKMPLVEIIRGEKTSDQTVATTFALAKKMGKIPVVVKDGTGFLVNRLLLPWMAEALLLFEEGESVEKIDAAFSKNFGMPMGPLRLIDEVGVDVAIKILHIFASKFSERIKVSSLCDELVKKNILGKKGLKGFYLYDQQSKEIGVNPDIYQELGIGQPQNLLKSQDILDRGFFTMINEASRALLEDKIVENPEDVDLAMIMGTGFPPFRGGLLHYADSLGAEYIVKQLEVLTNTAGFRFRPCSSLKAMAKASRKFY
- the metG gene encoding methionine--tRNA ligase; the protein is MKKNIICTAALPYANGPIHIGHLVEYLQVDFWTRFKKMQDHNCLYICADDAHGTPIMLKAKSLNITPQELTENMQKEHLKDFSTFEIQFDHYSSTNTSHNKDICYEVYESMKKNIVEKNIEQLYCNHDKMFLPDRFTKGTCPKCKAEEQNGDSCDVCGSTYSPTEVLHPQCSICGNTPVLKESSHLFYQLENFREFLKLWIKEHTPKEVQKKLQEWLEKELSNWDISRDKPYFGFEIPEHKDKFFYVWLDAPLAYLASTKEWAEKQNINFKAFWNAEDTEIYHFIGKDIVYFHCLFFPSMLKNSDYKLANNIFVHGHLTFQGKKMSKSKGTLISAKHFAETLNPLYLRYYLASKLNANASDIDFSIEDFTQKTNAELLSKITNLASRSIQMLNKKLDNKLSCCSKDGLLLIKKIQNANLEIAKLYNNREFSKALGIIRSLAEEANQYFDKKEPWKSIKNNSEEAHQVLTDIVNVFRILTIYLTPILPSYSKQVAALFNEDANYKWSDHDTVLENCDVQKYEHLLARIDSKDAEKLVVTA
- a CDS encoding amino acid permease; amino-acid sequence: MTLSKKLFGTFEGVFIPSILTILGIIMYLRMGWIVANAGLMGTLIIISISSLITFLTALSVSSMATNMKVKGGGIYYVISRSFGIEIGAAIGLPLFLSQVIGITFYLAGFSESLKYIFPNASTTLIALVSLISLTALTFYSTDLAMKAQVFIFITIILSLISLFFGQPLTETSTSLPLNFTPASYLAVFALFFPAVTGISTGLSMSGDLKNPSKSIPSGTIAAVIVGYIIYVAVAFALYHLASPHLLNTNSLIVTKVARFAPIIFLGIWMASLSSALGSLLAAPRTLKALAEDNILPKFLGKEFGQAKSPHVATFISVLLAGGALFLGGIDIIAPILSMFFLTSYGALNLAAGLESFMKNPSWRPQFKTHWSLSFLGAGLCFSAMFLIHAPSTLLAFISCFLIYLVTQFRQIDSSWSDMRQGLFIMTARFALQKIASYKKEAKNWRPHILFTPTLGDNFSDNLTSLIYMKHLTQNRSFISSIFLEKAQIAGINFSEEQEELSSHSIATYDIHYIKKELFKNKINSFVKIHKYTNYTQANIELIREYSIGPIEMNSLALNFPKTDDEKQLQSFLDLLDEAKKQKKNILIFNFHNAEKVKKIELLFNGKKRSLCKNTKDFLLVLAHMLSISLRSNVFCLTDSDSDSEELKKELKAKRLNFKTVNNQNTSAQQAFSSIFQKIKGKEQCLQILNIATKDDFQTSEEYLNYWKNLVQQYSKCGTTDSKSYQHQIFAMPNEEICFNDVLN
- a CDS encoding cystathionine beta-synthase, producing the protein MIYNNILESIGKTPLVKLNTVALSLECNLYAKCEFMNPGGSVKDRIGYRMIADAEKQGKIKPGDTIIEPTSGNTGIGLAMAGAVKGYKVIIVMPEKMSKEKSRTIEALGAEVVRTPTEEAWDSPLSHIGVAKKLAKELPNAFILDQYKNLSNPLVHYEETAEEIINDLQAPLAMLVAGAGTGGTISGVAKKLKEKDASTIIVGADPEGSLLAGPSDIFSYEVEGIGYDFIPDVLNRDLIDQWVKTNDKESFVWSRRLVKEEGLLCGGSSGSAMQATMQAAKSLKKGDNCVVILPDGIRNYMTKFLDDAWLKERKFI